A section of the Subtercola frigoramans genome encodes:
- a CDS encoding helix-hairpin-helix domain-containing protein, giving the protein MTPRPSLPEPHGATPATRRSSATRAAETTVAGTRVADTPTSAKRAAPRSRLRVGVSAAVVLVLGALACAVLVSMFSPRGRTDTISLSSSGVTHPAAASAPVADGPGPESSTASQEASGARDATVPPTALPAGSAAGEGGSGGSAAANRGAVPASGVPGAVILVHVLGAVTRPGLYELPVGDRVVDAVAAAGGFTPEADQGQQNLARVVKDGEQIVIPERGASPALGSVAAGAALQAAGGASNSPTGAKALPLQPVNLNAADQGALETLPHVGPALAQRIIAWRSENGPFTQVEDLKNVSGIGDKTFAELQPLVTV; this is encoded by the coding sequence ATGACCCCTCGACCTTCTCTCCCAGAGCCGCACGGCGCGACGCCTGCAACCAGGCGTTCATCAGCAACCCGCGCCGCAGAGACCACCGTTGCCGGTACCCGCGTTGCCGATACCCCCACTTCAGCGAAACGCGCTGCTCCCCGGTCTCGCCTGAGGGTGGGTGTCTCGGCTGCTGTGGTTCTCGTTCTCGGGGCGCTGGCGTGTGCCGTGCTCGTCTCGATGTTCAGTCCGCGCGGTCGAACTGACACGATTTCACTCTCGTCGTCCGGCGTGACACATCCGGCCGCCGCGTCAGCTCCGGTGGCCGACGGGCCAGGGCCTGAGTCGTCGACGGCCTCGCAGGAAGCGTCTGGTGCGCGTGACGCCACGGTCCCTCCGACGGCGCTTCCAGCAGGGAGTGCTGCTGGCGAAGGTGGCTCTGGCGGTTCTGCAGCAGCCAATAGGGGCGCGGTGCCTGCGAGCGGGGTGCCCGGTGCGGTCATCCTCGTCCACGTGCTCGGCGCCGTGACCAGACCGGGTCTCTACGAATTGCCTGTCGGCGACCGCGTCGTCGATGCGGTCGCTGCAGCAGGCGGTTTCACACCGGAGGCCGACCAGGGCCAGCAGAACCTGGCGCGGGTCGTCAAAGATGGCGAACAGATCGTCATTCCTGAACGAGGTGCGTCCCCTGCACTCGGCTCAGTCGCGGCGGGAGCTGCCTTGCAGGCCGCTGGTGGAGCTTCAAATTCACCAACGGGAGCAAAAGCACTTCCTTTGCAGCCGGTGAATCTCAACGCTGCCGACCAGGGCGCGCTCGAGACTCTGCCTCACGTGGGGCCCGCTCTTGCCCAGCGCATCATCGCCTGGCGGTCGGAGAACGGCCCCTTCACGCAGGTGGAAGATCTGAAGAATGTGTCCGGCATCGGCGACAAGACGTTCGCCGAGCTTCAACCCTTGGTCACGGTCTGA
- a CDS encoding diguanylate cyclase domain-containing protein, producing MSNTDAWRELFLRAPCGLVSTDSSGTVTAVNDTFLQMAAASRDDVLGDYLMRRLANGSKLFFETRLMPELRSQGRVQEVALDLLLPDRSILSVFVNAVVDTAADEPLIRFAIFDATGRRNYERELLGARRTAESSEARLRILQRAATQFAAAATEKELGSVLAEAARSATDASQVSVYFVGDPGEGGGRPGELVLAFGDRSSSERLSLADDAPEAETVRLGTPLSCASASEIRERFGARAEALRLARIEAFMALPIVDGSEVVGVLFCGFGRPRTIEPKTVDVLGSLIDQAVVVRQRIALQQLMQFQSLHDALTGLPNRLYLQGMLARVLEPVDSRRRAIGLLFVDLDGFKAINDALGHRGGDLVLREVSSRLTDAVRLGDTVVRLGGDEFLIVCDDVDADSIVGVALRVGEAIRSPLGGSAHGLPLSASIGISLYRGSDDGHATATADVLIRLADEAMYESKRGGKDRHTLVVV from the coding sequence ATGAGCAACACCGACGCCTGGCGCGAGCTGTTTCTTCGTGCACCCTGTGGTCTGGTCTCGACCGATTCCAGCGGCACCGTGACGGCGGTCAACGACACGTTCCTGCAGATGGCTGCGGCGTCGAGGGACGACGTGCTGGGCGACTACTTGATGAGACGGCTGGCCAATGGCAGCAAGCTCTTCTTCGAGACCCGCCTGATGCCAGAGTTGCGCTCGCAAGGCAGGGTTCAGGAGGTCGCGCTGGACCTGTTGCTACCTGACCGTTCCATCTTGTCGGTGTTCGTCAATGCGGTCGTTGACACTGCGGCCGATGAACCGCTGATCAGGTTCGCGATCTTCGACGCCACGGGCCGGCGCAACTACGAGCGCGAACTGCTGGGCGCCCGGAGGACTGCTGAGTCCTCGGAGGCCAGGCTTCGCATTCTTCAACGGGCCGCAACCCAGTTCGCGGCGGCGGCAACCGAGAAGGAACTCGGGTCAGTGTTGGCAGAAGCAGCGCGGTCCGCCACCGATGCCTCCCAGGTGAGTGTGTACTTCGTGGGGGATCCGGGAGAAGGGGGCGGCCGGCCCGGCGAGCTGGTGCTCGCATTCGGTGACCGTTCGTCGAGCGAGCGGCTGTCACTGGCAGATGACGCGCCCGAAGCGGAGACCGTGCGCCTCGGCACGCCACTCAGCTGCGCGTCGGCGTCGGAGATCCGCGAGCGTTTCGGGGCTCGCGCCGAAGCGCTTCGGCTGGCCAGGATCGAGGCGTTCATGGCCCTGCCCATCGTCGATGGTTCCGAGGTGGTGGGTGTCCTGTTCTGTGGTTTCGGTCGGCCACGCACGATCGAACCCAAGACGGTCGACGTCCTCGGTTCACTCATCGACCAGGCGGTCGTCGTGCGGCAACGGATCGCCCTGCAGCAACTCATGCAGTTCCAGTCGCTCCACGATGCCCTCACCGGGTTGCCGAACAGGCTCTATCTCCAGGGCATGCTCGCCCGCGTGCTGGAGCCCGTCGACTCCCGTCGGCGTGCGATCGGACTGCTCTTCGTCGACCTCGACGGCTTCAAGGCGATCAACGACGCACTCGGACACCGGGGCGGAGATCTTGTTCTGCGGGAGGTGTCGTCGCGTCTGACGGATGCCGTTCGCCTCGGCGACACGGTGGTGCGCCTGGGCGGTGACGAGTTCCTCATCGTGTGCGACGACGTCGACGCGGACTCCATAGTGGGCGTGGCGTTGCGAGTGGGGGAGGCCATCCGGTCGCCTCTGGGTGGTAGCGCACACGGTCTGCCGCTGTCGGCGAGCATCGGCATCAGCCTCTATCGGGGTAGTGACGACGGCCACGCCACAGCGACTGCCGATGTTCTCATCCGCCTGGCCGACGAGGCGATGTACGAATCCAAACGCGGCGGCAAAGACCGCCACACCCTCGTTGTGGTCTGA
- a CDS encoding aminotransferase class IV: MTPTEASGPTAPGEPQERRFLFRDAALSPITPAADEGERLLVADSWLVVDGSVRALDLHRERFATSALEQGFSNRVVLDGFWRAAVEAIPPIHRWFPRVELSTITASSPHAKPRFQLSLLMRLAPPATRSAVLRTHDGDDPRSIPGIKGPDLHTLTALRNRARADGVDDLVILDSAGTVIDGTTTAILWWRGDELHVPPATATRVDSVTARSIVVLARATGVPVVEEAATPAGLAGAEVWAVNALYGIRTVTRWQGVSERTRLTEPTVNPARAELWQRRLDSLTRPF, encoded by the coding sequence ATGACACCAACAGAGGCGAGCGGGCCCACCGCGCCGGGAGAGCCACAGGAGCGGCGGTTTCTGTTTCGAGATGCCGCGCTCAGCCCGATAACGCCCGCGGCAGACGAGGGCGAACGCCTCCTGGTCGCCGACTCCTGGCTGGTGGTCGACGGCAGTGTTCGTGCACTCGACCTGCACCGGGAACGGTTCGCCACATCGGCGCTCGAGCAGGGCTTCTCGAACAGGGTCGTTCTCGACGGGTTCTGGCGTGCCGCCGTGGAGGCGATACCGCCCATTCATCGCTGGTTCCCACGGGTGGAGCTCAGCACCATCACGGCGTCTTCCCCTCACGCGAAACCCCGCTTCCAGCTCTCGCTGCTGATGAGGCTGGCTCCCCCGGCAACCCGATCGGCAGTGCTGCGAACTCACGACGGCGATGACCCGCGCAGCATCCCGGGCATCAAGGGGCCAGACCTGCACACCCTCACGGCACTCCGAAACCGGGCCAGAGCAGACGGGGTGGATGATCTGGTCATCCTCGATTCGGCCGGAACGGTCATTGACGGCACAACGACGGCGATTCTCTGGTGGCGCGGCGACGAACTGCATGTGCCACCCGCCACAGCCACCCGGGTGGACAGCGTCACAGCGCGGTCGATCGTTGTGCTGGCCCGGGCAACAGGCGTACCCGTCGTCGAGGAGGCCGCAACTCCAGCCGGCCTCGCGGGGGCCGAAGTGTGGGCGGTCAATGCCCTCTACGGCATCCGCACGGTAACCCGGTGGCAGGGTGTGTCAGAACGAACTCGGCTGACCGAGCCCACCGTGAACCCGGCCAGGGCCGAGCTGTGGCAACGCCGGCTCGACTCGCTCACCCGCCCGTTCTGA
- a CDS encoding ComEC/Rec2 family competence protein, protein MTATAAPGVDEGGASARVDLRLVLPAAVCWIVAALTVGLPTPAAAEVLPVAAGAAFTIAAAVVSVLGATHNDRSHLRSVASTVAVVAAAGALVCVSVAAHLPTRFPADVSRLVGHSVSVTVTVDSVPVQAESQGFTGVEQSSRFSATATLLKTATQRIELQMPVLVFLRSASAPPVSIGTQLGLTGKLQETGPGESVAALFFAEGVPTMLVQPPWYLDWANRLRDSFRRSAAVLPGAGAQLVPGLAIGDVSLVSDELNSSMITSGLSHLTAVSGANCAIVVAAIMLLGGAIRLSRRWRIVLCLIVMAAFVVLVTPSPSVLRAAVMATIVLLTLASGRTPRALPALALACIVMLVADPWLSRSYGLALSVLATGGLLLLTRPLHTLLSRWFPSGISLIIAVPLAAQLACQPVLVLLSPSISTYSVVANLLAEPAAPVATVVGLISCVAGAVVPSLASAGAWLTWVPASWIAGVATFFADLPGATLPWPGGAPGSALVILVTAAALIALFLRDPQREADENS, encoded by the coding sequence GTGACCGCCACGGCAGCTCCTGGAGTCGACGAGGGAGGCGCTTCTGCTCGCGTCGATCTTCGCCTTGTGTTGCCCGCTGCAGTCTGCTGGATTGTCGCAGCTCTTACTGTCGGCCTGCCCACACCAGCGGCGGCCGAGGTGCTCCCTGTCGCGGCAGGCGCAGCGTTCACAATTGCAGCGGCCGTTGTCTCGGTGCTCGGCGCGACGCACAACGATCGCAGTCACCTCCGCTCCGTGGCATCCACTGTGGCAGTAGTCGCGGCTGCGGGTGCGCTCGTCTGCGTCTCTGTTGCCGCGCACCTGCCGACGCGGTTCCCGGCCGACGTTTCCCGGCTGGTCGGCCACAGCGTCTCGGTCACCGTGACGGTCGACTCGGTGCCGGTACAGGCAGAGAGCCAGGGGTTCACGGGCGTCGAGCAGTCCAGTCGGTTCTCGGCGACGGCCACACTGCTGAAGACAGCGACCCAGCGCATCGAACTTCAGATGCCCGTGCTCGTCTTCCTGAGGTCGGCCTCAGCCCCTCCGGTCTCGATCGGTACCCAACTCGGGCTGACGGGAAAGCTGCAGGAGACTGGCCCGGGCGAGAGTGTGGCCGCCCTGTTCTTCGCTGAAGGTGTGCCGACGATGCTCGTGCAGCCGCCCTGGTATCTCGACTGGGCGAATCGGCTCCGTGACTCCTTTCGCCGGAGTGCGGCTGTGCTGCCTGGGGCTGGAGCCCAACTCGTACCGGGCCTGGCCATCGGCGACGTGAGCCTGGTGAGCGACGAACTCAATTCGAGCATGATCACGAGCGGTCTCAGTCACCTGACCGCTGTCTCCGGGGCGAACTGTGCCATCGTCGTCGCCGCGATCATGCTGCTGGGCGGGGCCATCCGTCTGTCCCGCCGATGGCGCATAGTGCTCTGCCTCATCGTGATGGCCGCATTCGTGGTTCTCGTCACTCCCTCGCCCAGCGTGCTCCGCGCGGCCGTCATGGCGACGATCGTACTCCTCACGCTGGCCTCGGGCAGAACACCACGTGCCCTGCCGGCACTGGCGCTCGCCTGCATCGTCATGCTCGTGGCCGACCCGTGGCTCTCGCGAAGCTACGGACTGGCGCTCTCCGTCCTGGCCACGGGCGGACTTCTTCTGCTGACCAGGCCGCTGCACACGCTCCTCTCGCGCTGGTTTCCCTCCGGCATCTCCCTCATCATCGCGGTGCCTCTCGCTGCGCAGCTCGCGTGCCAGCCTGTACTGGTTCTGCTTTCGCCCAGCATTTCGACCTACAGCGTGGTCGCGAACCTGCTTGCGGAGCCAGCAGCTCCCGTCGCAACGGTGGTCGGACTGATCTCCTGCGTGGCGGGCGCAGTGGTGCCGTCGCTGGCCAGTGCCGGGGCGTGGCTGACGTGGGTGCCGGCCTCGTGGATCGCCGGTGTCGCCACCTTCTTCGCTGATCTTCCCGGCGCGACCCTTCCCTGGCCAGGCGGTGCACCGGGGTCAGCGCTGGTGATCCTCGTCACAGCCGCGGCGCTCATCGCATTGTTCCTGCGCGATCCGCAGCGAGAGGCAGACGAGAACTCATGA
- a CDS encoding alpha/beta fold hydrolase — protein MNAEPSGVLTRNHVTLSGDESARPMIFAHGYGTSQRMWRLVAPLFASDHRVALFDHVGSGESDRDAYERSKYDSLHGYADDLLEIIRTLDLHDVVYVGHSVGAMIGVIAAIAEPERFGALVLVGPSPRYINDTGYVGGFESGDVDALLDSLDANYLGWASAMAPVFMGNAERPELAAELNESFANADPVVAEHFARVTFLSDHRHDVGELSVPTLIVNSADDLVAPVVVGEYLRDTIPGSTLVVLADGGHYLHLSNPAALHATIRGYLHDTTP, from the coding sequence GTGAACGCCGAACCCAGCGGTGTGCTCACCCGTAATCATGTGACGCTCTCGGGAGACGAATCGGCGCGGCCGATGATCTTCGCCCACGGGTACGGTACGAGCCAGCGAATGTGGCGGCTCGTGGCGCCGCTCTTCGCTTCAGACCATCGGGTCGCGCTGTTCGACCACGTGGGCTCCGGTGAATCGGACAGGGACGCCTACGAGCGAAGCAAGTACGACTCGCTCCACGGGTACGCCGATGACCTTCTGGAGATCATCCGCACGCTCGACCTTCACGACGTGGTGTACGTCGGGCACTCGGTCGGCGCGATGATCGGTGTCATCGCGGCGATCGCCGAACCGGAACGGTTCGGGGCGCTGGTTCTCGTGGGGCCGTCACCCCGGTACATCAATGACACGGGTTATGTCGGCGGGTTCGAGTCGGGCGATGTCGATGCGTTGCTCGACTCCCTCGATGCCAACTACCTCGGCTGGGCGTCCGCCATGGCCCCGGTGTTCATGGGCAATGCTGAGCGGCCGGAGCTGGCGGCCGAGTTGAATGAGAGTTTTGCGAACGCCGACCCTGTTGTGGCAGAGCACTTCGCCAGGGTCACGTTTCTCTCTGACCACCGGCATGATGTGGGTGAGTTGTCGGTGCCGACGCTGATTGTGAATTCGGCCGACGACCTCGTGGCCCCTGTCGTCGTCGGCGAGTATCTGAGAGACACGATCCCCGGTAGCACCCTCGTGGTTCTCGCTGACGGCGGGCACTACCTGCACCTGTCGAATCCTGCGGCCCTCCACGCGACCATCCGGGGCTACCTGCACGACACCACTCCGTGA
- a CDS encoding type II toxin-antitoxin system Phd/YefM family antitoxin, with translation MSISSARENLQAAVRTAETEAVILERHGTPAAVLVSPAQYDKMLDALEEKEDVAAFDAAMAEEGDSIPWSQVKADLGWE, from the coding sequence ATGAGTATCAGTTCGGCCCGCGAAAATCTGCAGGCTGCAGTCAGAACTGCCGAGACCGAGGCAGTGATTCTCGAACGGCACGGTACACCCGCGGCAGTACTCGTCAGCCCGGCACAGTACGACAAGATGCTCGACGCCCTCGAGGAAAAGGAAGACGTGGCGGCGTTCGATGCAGCGATGGCTGAGGAGGGTGACAGTATCCCCTGGAGTCAGGTCAAGGCAGACCTGGGCTGGGAGTGA
- a CDS encoding type II toxin-antitoxin system RelE family toxin: MREYDIEFRPTAAKALAKLERDVQLRLRGVLALLRTDPRPPSSRKLQGRDAYRVRSGDYRLIYTIVDEALVVVVVTVGHRRDVYER; encoded by the coding sequence GTGAGGGAGTACGACATCGAGTTCAGACCGACGGCAGCCAAGGCTCTGGCAAAGCTCGAACGCGATGTGCAACTGCGCCTCCGGGGCGTGCTGGCACTCCTCCGGACGGACCCGAGGCCTCCGTCGTCGCGAAAACTACAGGGTCGCGATGCCTATCGGGTGCGCTCCGGCGACTACCGGCTCATCTATACCATCGTCGACGAAGCACTTGTAGTCGTGGTCGTCACCGTCGGGCACCGGCGCGACGTCTACGAGCGCTGA
- a CDS encoding anthranilate synthase component I family protein encodes MSRRVVSRTVEGWVKPSAAFAALYRDEPASFWLDSGAHAEVGTSYIGAPGRGHERVSAFGAGTFDALRAAVEEVGPPCFMVTPSVGEIAPLLAGTAASEGLPAFRLGWVGWLAYEIEGSQFMFIDRAVAFDHALHSVTLIALTDDAHASAVSDWFDATSATLLDLQASTARESPINLGQSPTAMQPSTHGPLKDGRMDARWRHSSTEYLHLISECQARIADGEAYQLCLTNQISVTLGNRDSDDPLGLYERLRAINPSHHGGYLRFGDTALLSSSPEQFLVLTTSGLVTTRPIKGTRPRGVTPARDRELRDELLGSEKERAENVMIVDLMRNDLAKVARTGSVRVPTLFDVETYSNVHQLVSTVTAELADGKTGIDAVEACFPAGSMTGAPKASAMAILEHLEQGPRGIYAGAFGYFGLDGRVDLAMSIRSIVIEGANATIGTGGGITALSVPEEELEEIVVKAAPLLDALGVTSGRSPRKV; translated from the coding sequence ATGTCACGCCGGGTTGTCAGTCGCACGGTCGAAGGGTGGGTAAAGCCTTCCGCTGCCTTCGCCGCCCTGTACCGTGACGAGCCGGCCTCATTCTGGCTTGACAGCGGCGCACACGCCGAAGTCGGCACGAGCTACATCGGTGCACCTGGCCGTGGGCACGAACGGGTGTCGGCCTTCGGGGCCGGAACTTTCGACGCGCTGCGTGCTGCTGTGGAGGAGGTGGGGCCACCGTGTTTCATGGTGACGCCGTCGGTGGGGGAGATCGCTCCACTCCTGGCAGGAACCGCCGCCTCCGAGGGGCTCCCTGCATTTCGGCTCGGTTGGGTGGGGTGGCTCGCCTATGAGATCGAAGGCTCGCAATTCATGTTCATCGACCGGGCCGTGGCCTTCGACCACGCATTGCATTCAGTGACGCTGATCGCTCTCACCGACGATGCGCACGCCTCAGCCGTGAGCGACTGGTTCGATGCGACCTCAGCCACGCTCCTCGATCTCCAGGCATCGACCGCACGGGAGTCGCCAATCAATCTCGGGCAATCGCCCACAGCCATGCAACCATCCACGCACGGGCCGTTGAAAGACGGGCGAATGGATGCCCGGTGGCGTCACAGCTCCACTGAGTACCTTCACCTCATCTCTGAGTGCCAGGCGCGGATCGCCGACGGCGAGGCCTACCAACTGTGCCTCACGAACCAGATCAGCGTCACACTCGGCAATCGGGATTCCGACGACCCTCTGGGGCTGTACGAACGCCTCAGGGCCATCAACCCCTCGCACCACGGAGGGTATCTCCGCTTCGGCGACACTGCACTGCTCAGTTCCTCGCCGGAGCAGTTCCTGGTCCTGACGACGAGCGGTCTGGTCACGACACGACCGATCAAGGGCACCCGCCCCCGTGGAGTGACGCCCGCCCGCGATCGCGAATTGCGCGACGAGCTGCTCGGCAGTGAGAAGGAGCGCGCCGAGAATGTGATGATCGTTGACCTGATGCGTAATGACCTGGCCAAAGTCGCCCGAACCGGCAGTGTGCGAGTGCCGACCCTGTTCGATGTCGAGACGTACAGCAACGTGCACCAATTGGTCAGCACTGTGACGGCAGAACTGGCAGACGGCAAGACGGGCATCGACGCCGTCGAAGCGTGCTTTCCGGCGGGGTCGATGACGGGAGCGCCGAAGGCAAGTGCTATGGCGATCCTGGAGCATCTGGAGCAGGGCCCCCGGGGAATCTATGCAGGAGCGTTCGGCTATTTCGGGCTCGACGGCCGCGTCGACCTGGCCATGAGCATCCGGAGCATTGTGATCGAGGGGGCGAATGCCACCATCGGGACCGGAGGAGGAATCACGGCATTGTCGGTGCCTGAGGAGGAGCTCGAGGAGATCGTGGTGAAGGCGGCACCCCTGCTCGATGCGCTCGGGGTGACTTCTGGGCGTTCGCCGCGCAAGGTTTAG
- the leuS gene encoding leucine--tRNA ligase produces the protein MGDDETARYDFEAIQNKWLPVWDEMEPFRTDLENDKRPRKYVLDMFPYPSGDLHMGHAEAYALGDVISRYWRHQGFNVLHPIGWDSFGLPAENAAIKRQIDPRVWTYENIDQQKSSMRRYAASFDWSRVLHTSDPEYYKWNQWLFLELYKKGLAYRKSSWVNWDPVDQTVLANEQVLPDGTSERSGAVVVKKKLTQWYFKITDYADRLLDDLKQLEGTWPSKVISMQRNWIGRSIGAEVDFAIEGREAPVTVFTTRPDTLYGATFMVIAPESELAAELVADPAVSGAARDAFTAYLTEVQKSTELERQATDRPKTGVFLERYAVNPVSGERLPIWAADYVLADYGTGAVMAVPAHDQRDLDFARAFGLPVRVVLDTNQPVTGAIPVLIDGELPDDLPPLDPFSTGRALTGDGRLINSGPLDGLSKNKAIARVTEQLEAAGTGRAAKNYRLRDWLISRQRYWGTPIPIIHGADGAEIPVPEDQLPVLLPPTEGLNLQPKGTSPLGAATDWVNVPDPRDGSPALRDADTMDTFVDSSWYFLRFLSPNDDTKAFDPREVDKWAPVDQYVGGVTHAILHLLYARFITKVLFDLGYVSFTEPFSALLNQGMVLMDGSAMSKSKGNLVRLSDQLDEHGVDAIRLTMAFAGPPEDDIDWADVSPAASSKFLARAWRLSGDVTSVPEVNWRDGDIALRRITHRFLAEAPGLVEAFKFNVVVARIMELVNAARKAIDSGPGGADPAVREAVETIALGLSLFAPYTAEDMWQRLGYPASISSYNWRGADPALLTEESVTAVVQVDGKVRDRLEVSPKISSSDLEKLARGSAAVARFLGDREIVNVIVRAPRVVNIATRQAS, from the coding sequence ATCGGCGACGACGAGACCGCGCGTTACGACTTCGAAGCGATTCAGAACAAATGGCTTCCGGTGTGGGATGAGATGGAGCCGTTCCGCACCGATCTCGAGAACGACAAGCGCCCGCGCAAGTACGTTCTCGACATGTTCCCCTACCCCTCTGGCGACCTTCACATGGGGCACGCGGAGGCCTACGCACTCGGCGATGTCATCTCGAGATACTGGCGCCACCAGGGTTTCAATGTGCTGCACCCGATCGGTTGGGACTCATTTGGCCTGCCCGCGGAGAACGCGGCCATCAAGCGCCAGATCGACCCGCGCGTGTGGACCTACGAGAACATCGACCAGCAGAAGTCGAGTATGAGGCGCTATGCCGCCTCGTTCGACTGGTCGCGGGTGCTGCACACCAGTGACCCCGAATATTACAAGTGGAACCAGTGGCTGTTCCTCGAGCTGTACAAGAAGGGCTTGGCGTACCGCAAGTCGAGCTGGGTCAACTGGGACCCGGTGGACCAGACCGTGCTGGCCAACGAGCAGGTGCTGCCCGACGGCACTTCAGAACGCAGCGGTGCCGTTGTCGTCAAGAAGAAGCTGACCCAGTGGTACTTCAAGATCACCGACTACGCCGACCGCCTCCTCGACGACCTCAAGCAGCTCGAGGGCACGTGGCCGTCCAAGGTCATCAGCATGCAGCGCAACTGGATCGGCCGCTCGATCGGCGCTGAGGTCGACTTCGCCATCGAGGGCCGCGAGGCACCTGTCACGGTCTTCACCACTCGCCCAGACACCCTTTACGGGGCCACCTTCATGGTGATCGCGCCCGAGAGCGAGCTGGCCGCTGAGCTGGTCGCCGACCCTGCGGTGTCTGGGGCGGCCCGAGATGCCTTCACTGCGTACCTGACCGAGGTGCAGAAGAGCACAGAACTCGAACGCCAGGCCACCGACCGGCCGAAGACGGGGGTGTTCCTCGAGCGTTATGCCGTGAACCCGGTGAGCGGCGAGCGACTCCCCATCTGGGCCGCCGACTACGTTCTCGCCGACTACGGAACCGGTGCCGTCATGGCGGTTCCCGCGCACGACCAGCGCGACCTCGACTTCGCGCGTGCGTTCGGTTTGCCCGTTCGTGTGGTTCTCGACACCAACCAGCCGGTCACCGGGGCGATCCCCGTGCTGATCGACGGCGAGCTTCCGGATGATCTGCCACCGCTCGACCCGTTCTCAACGGGTAGGGCGCTGACCGGCGACGGCAGGCTCATCAATTCCGGGCCGCTCGATGGGCTCAGCAAGAACAAGGCCATCGCGCGGGTCACCGAGCAGCTCGAGGCCGCCGGAACAGGGCGCGCGGCGAAGAACTACCGCCTGCGGGATTGGCTGATCTCACGCCAGCGGTATTGGGGCACGCCGATCCCGATCATCCACGGTGCTGACGGCGCCGAGATACCGGTGCCAGAAGACCAACTTCCCGTGCTGTTGCCACCCACCGAGGGCCTGAACCTGCAGCCGAAGGGCACGTCGCCACTCGGTGCTGCCACCGACTGGGTGAATGTGCCAGACCCTCGCGACGGCTCGCCCGCCCTGCGAGACGCCGACACGATGGACACCTTTGTCGACAGCTCGTGGTATTTTCTGCGCTTCCTGTCTCCGAACGACGACACGAAGGCCTTCGACCCGCGTGAGGTCGACAAGTGGGCACCCGTCGACCAGTACGTCGGCGGCGTGACGCACGCGATCCTGCACCTGTTGTACGCCCGGTTCATCACGAAAGTGCTCTTCGACCTGGGGTATGTGTCGTTCACCGAGCCGTTCAGCGCGCTGCTGAACCAGGGCATGGTGCTGATGGACGGCTCGGCGATGTCGAAGTCGAAGGGCAACCTGGTTCGACTCTCCGACCAGCTCGACGAGCACGGTGTCGACGCGATCCGCCTGACGATGGCGTTCGCCGGGCCGCCCGAAGACGACATCGACTGGGCTGACGTGTCGCCGGCAGCGTCGTCGAAGTTCCTGGCGCGTGCCTGGCGGCTCTCGGGCGACGTGACGAGCGTGCCAGAGGTCAATTGGCGCGACGGTGATATCGCCTTGCGCCGCATCACCCACCGCTTCCTCGCTGAGGCCCCCGGGCTCGTCGAGGCGTTCAAGTTCAACGTGGTCGTCGCCCGAATCATGGAACTCGTCAACGCTGCCCGCAAGGCCATCGACAGCGGGCCCGGCGGCGCAGACCCTGCTGTGCGCGAGGCCGTCGAGACGATCGCCCTCGGGCTTTCGCTCTTCGCGCCCTACACCGCAGAAGACATGTGGCAGCGCCTGGGGTACCCGGCTTCCATCTCGAGCTACAACTGGCGGGGCGCAGACCCGGCTCTGCTCACCGAGGAGTCTGTCACCGCCGTCGTCCAGGTCGACGGCAAGGTGCGCGACCGGCTCGAGGTGTCGCCGAAGATCTCGTCGTCCGACCTCGAGAAGCTGGCGCGTGGTTCGGCTGCCGTGGCGCGGTTCCTCGGCGACCGGGAGATCGTGAACGTCATCGTTCGCGCCCCTCGGGTCGTCAACATTGCCACACGGCAGGCCAGCTAG